From the Chloroflexus aurantiacus J-10-fl genome, one window contains:
- a CDS encoding M61 family metallopeptidase, whose protein sequence is MITYTIAMPMPHSHLFHVQIEIERNETGEIRLSLPAWTPGSYMIREFARHVQEFQAVDTQGVRLPWRKIRKDCWLVEAGAASRVIVTYKVYAFDLTVRTSHLDGSHGYFNGANVFMYVHGRTQEPLALHVDPPTGWQVTTGLTALPPDPARPQRASFQATDYDELIDCPVECGTHRLLTFTVDDVPHTIAIWGHGNENEERLLADTKRIVEVQRAMFGSLPYRDYTFIVHLTDGKGGGLEHRNSATNMVDRWTFGEHYERYLSLTSHELFHAWNVKRLRPAPLGPFDYQNENYTRLLWLMEGATSYYDDLLLVRAGLMSEERYLQKLAEKIVQLQSQPGRRLQSLEQSSFDAWIKFYRPDENSINSSISYYLKGALVCWMFDMAIRAQTNNERSFDDVMRYLYQRYPITGPGIPEDGAVLAAIEAIGGTDNGLRSLYERYVVGVDELDYAAALAVVGLEPRWQYRRPRPDGQPPAWLGVSWKKQGERTIVATVRSDGPAYEAGVYADDELVALDGWRVNEERLQQRLLERQPGDVVRLTLFRGDALIDVPVTLAVAPYDMLSLVNVAAPTAAQLHTRSAWLQRMV, encoded by the coding sequence ATGATCACCTATACGATTGCAATGCCAATGCCGCATTCCCACCTCTTTCATGTGCAGATCGAGATCGAACGTAACGAAACCGGTGAGATTCGCCTATCGTTACCGGCATGGACTCCTGGTTCATATATGATTCGTGAGTTTGCACGCCATGTGCAGGAATTTCAAGCAGTTGACACGCAGGGTGTGCGGTTGCCGTGGCGAAAAATTCGCAAAGATTGCTGGCTGGTTGAGGCCGGTGCTGCGTCGCGGGTGATAGTGACCTACAAAGTATACGCATTTGATCTTACCGTGCGTACCAGTCATCTTGACGGATCGCACGGCTATTTCAATGGCGCAAATGTGTTTATGTATGTCCACGGTCGCACGCAGGAACCATTGGCCCTGCACGTCGATCCGCCCACCGGCTGGCAGGTGACGACCGGCCTGACCGCGTTACCGCCCGATCCGGCGCGTCCGCAGCGCGCTTCATTCCAGGCCACCGATTACGATGAATTGATCGATTGCCCGGTTGAATGCGGAACGCATCGCTTGCTCACCTTCACGGTTGATGATGTCCCACACACTATTGCCATTTGGGGCCACGGCAACGAAAACGAAGAGCGATTGCTGGCCGACACCAAACGAATCGTTGAGGTGCAGCGAGCAATGTTCGGTAGTCTACCCTACCGCGACTATACCTTCATCGTGCATCTGACCGATGGCAAGGGTGGTGGACTCGAGCATCGCAATAGTGCTACCAATATGGTTGACCGCTGGACATTCGGTGAGCACTACGAGCGCTATTTGAGTCTGACCTCGCACGAACTGTTTCACGCCTGGAACGTCAAGCGATTGCGCCCGGCACCCCTGGGGCCGTTCGATTATCAAAACGAGAACTACACCCGACTCCTGTGGTTGATGGAGGGTGCCACCAGCTATTACGACGATTTGCTTCTGGTACGGGCCGGGCTGATGAGTGAAGAGCGTTATTTGCAAAAACTGGCAGAGAAGATCGTCCAATTGCAGAGTCAACCCGGTCGTCGTCTCCAGAGCCTCGAACAGAGTAGTTTTGATGCCTGGATTAAGTTCTACCGTCCTGATGAAAACAGTATCAATTCAAGCATCTCGTACTATTTGAAAGGTGCGTTGGTGTGCTGGATGTTTGACATGGCGATCCGGGCGCAAACCAATAACGAACGCAGCTTCGACGATGTGATGCGCTATTTGTACCAGCGTTACCCAATCACCGGGCCTGGCATCCCGGAGGACGGCGCAGTACTGGCGGCAATTGAAGCGATTGGCGGTACAGACAATGGCTTACGTTCGCTCTACGAACGCTATGTTGTCGGTGTCGACGAGCTGGATTATGCAGCAGCGCTGGCTGTTGTCGGGTTGGAACCGCGCTGGCAATACCGCCGACCACGGCCCGATGGTCAGCCACCGGCATGGCTGGGTGTGAGTTGGAAGAAACAGGGTGAGCGCACCATTGTGGCTACAGTGCGCAGTGACGGCCCTGCTTACGAAGCGGGGGTATATGCCGATGATGAGCTGGTTGCCCTCGATGGCTGGCGCGTCAATGAAGAGCGTTTGCAGCAACGACTGCTTGAACGTCAACCCGGTGATGTCGTGCGGTTGACCCTCTTCCGGGGAGATGCGTTGATTGACGTCCCGGTGACACTGGCTGTCGCGCCATATGATATGCTATCACTGGTCAATGTAGCAGCGCCGACGGCTGCCCAATTGCACACCCGTTCAGCGTGGCTGCAAAGAATGGTCTAG
- a CDS encoding TorD/DmsD family molecular chaperone: MNDTADLVARQTLADVIGRLLIAPPSAQLWAEAVALPELATVMTDQPESLAVAYEQTFGRNVYPYESLYRDEELMLNTAAADQVAAFYATCGFTPPQTVGAPDHLGIEFLFLARLIATEAAALADGDSRLQQWAHQHAASFLGNHLAVWVPVWAHAVQRIPGHPLYQTLATLAVEFIESELERLQPVPSSSRSYIPLATSAASPETDDLNTLIRHLITPVRAGIFFSRADCSQLARRLGFSIPIGDRFTMMRTLFETAGEFEQADGLIVALQEMMSAEAQRLSMLIDGQAVWQPFLAPWIERLERSQRLIST, encoded by the coding sequence GTGAACGATACCGCTGACCTTGTAGCCCGCCAGACCCTGGCCGATGTCATTGGCCGTCTCCTTATCGCACCGCCTTCCGCTCAGCTTTGGGCGGAGGCGGTGGCACTGCCTGAACTGGCAACGGTGATGACAGATCAACCGGAGAGCCTGGCGGTTGCGTATGAGCAGACCTTCGGACGCAATGTCTACCCTTACGAGTCGCTTTACCGCGACGAAGAACTCATGCTCAACACCGCAGCCGCCGATCAGGTGGCGGCTTTCTACGCTACCTGTGGCTTTACGCCACCGCAGACTGTTGGTGCTCCCGACCATTTGGGGATCGAATTCCTCTTTCTTGCCCGCCTGATCGCCACTGAAGCAGCAGCTCTGGCCGATGGCGACAGTAGATTGCAGCAGTGGGCACACCAACACGCAGCGTCCTTTCTCGGCAACCATCTCGCCGTCTGGGTGCCGGTTTGGGCGCATGCTGTGCAGCGCATTCCCGGTCATCCACTCTATCAAACCCTGGCCACCCTCGCGGTAGAATTTATCGAGAGCGAGCTGGAGCGTCTTCAACCGGTACCGTCCTCATCTCGCTCATACATTCCGCTCGCCACGAGCGCTGCCTCGCCAGAAACAGATGACCTCAACACGCTGATACGTCATCTCATTACACCGGTACGCGCCGGCATCTTCTTCAGCCGCGCCGATTGCTCACAGTTGGCCCGCCGGCTCGGATTTTCAATCCCAATTGGGGATCGCTTCACGATGATGCGCACCCTCTTCGAGACTGCCGGTGAGTTTGAGCAAGCAGACGGATTAATCGTTGCCTTGCAAGAAATGATGTCAGCCGAAGCACAAAGGTTGTCTATGCTGATTGATGGGCAGGCGGTCTGGCAACCATTTCTCGCCCCGTGGATCGAGCGGTTGGAGCGTAGTCAACGCTTGATCAGCACCTAG
- a CDS encoding molybdopterin-dependent oxidoreductase: MATSLLHRLLGTLGQRSSSRVEPLTPPVQAYVTSTTPTATLTSSQELRDYPPVERWQDWTEYDPKAWPQKVARRYTLVPTVCFNCESACGLLAYVDVETLKIKKFEGNPLHPGSRGRNCAKGPATLNQVYDPDRILYPLKRAGKRGEGKWVRVSWDEALDDIAGRIRKAIIEKRQTEIIYHVGRPGHDGFMEWVLPAWGVDGHNSHTNVCSSGARCGQAMWMGLDRPSPDHANARVILLISSHLETGHYFNPHAQRIMEGKMAGAKLIVLDTRLSNTASLADEWLSPWPGSETAILLAIANYLIRTGQYNRDFVRRWVNWADYLRAEHPDLPVSFEHFEMKLQELYAQYTFEFAAQESGVSAEQIERVAKIIARCEGKLATHSWRSATSANLGGWMVARCLWFLNVLTGSIGVEGGTSANVWDKWIPRHPNMAPHVKVWNELTWPQEYPLNFYEMSILLPHFLKEGRGKVDTYFTRVYNPLWTNPDGMSWLEVLTDESKIGLHVHLSPTWSETGWFADYILPMGVGAERHDVMSQETHAGCWIAFRQPVLREAMRRLGKPVNDTRDANPGEVWEEVEFWIELSWRIDPDGSLGIRKTFESPYRPGQKITVDEFYGWMFENHVPGLPEAAAKEGLTPLEYMRRYGAFELRKGVQPTFDKPLSAADLSDATIDPNTGIVYTKTPAPPSSNITPLPYFEPDPERGRPIGIKLEDGSIVTGFPTPSRRLEFYSTTLRDWGWPEYAIPTYIHSHVHPSKIDRSKNEAVLLSTFRLPTLIHTRSGNAKWLYEISHKNPVWIHTSDAERLGLRTGDLIKVVTEIGYFVDRVWVTEGIRPGVIACSHHLGRWRLQEDGGGRLSTALVELKQEGQGEWRMRQLHGIRPYESDDPDTSRIWWEDAGVHQNLTFAVHPDPISGMHCWHQKVRLEPAGPNDRYGDIYVDTKRAHEVYREWLAMTRPASKVSPNGMRRPHWLLRPFRPAREAYFLPEKKS; the protein is encoded by the coding sequence ATGGCGACATCACTCCTTCATCGCCTGCTTGGAACACTTGGTCAACGATCATCTTCGCGGGTTGAGCCGCTCACACCACCAGTACAGGCGTATGTCACCAGTACTACACCCACGGCAACGCTAACCAGTAGCCAGGAACTGCGTGACTACCCACCGGTCGAACGCTGGCAAGACTGGACGGAGTACGATCCCAAAGCCTGGCCGCAAAAGGTTGCCCGCCGCTACACGCTGGTACCGACGGTCTGCTTCAATTGCGAGAGTGCCTGTGGACTGCTGGCCTACGTTGATGTCGAAACCCTCAAGATCAAAAAGTTCGAGGGCAACCCGCTCCACCCCGGTAGTCGCGGTCGCAACTGTGCGAAAGGGCCGGCAACGCTCAATCAGGTCTATGACCCCGACCGGATTCTCTATCCTTTGAAGCGTGCTGGCAAGCGTGGTGAAGGCAAATGGGTGCGCGTCTCGTGGGATGAAGCGCTCGACGATATTGCCGGTCGTATCCGCAAAGCAATTATCGAGAAGCGCCAGACCGAGATCATCTACCACGTTGGTCGTCCCGGTCACGATGGCTTTATGGAGTGGGTATTGCCGGCATGGGGCGTCGATGGTCACAACTCGCACACCAACGTCTGCTCGTCAGGTGCACGCTGTGGGCAGGCGATGTGGATGGGACTCGACCGGCCTTCACCCGATCACGCGAATGCGCGTGTCATTCTCCTCATCAGCTCGCATCTTGAGACCGGCCACTATTTCAACCCGCACGCCCAGCGGATTATGGAAGGTAAGATGGCCGGCGCAAAGCTCATCGTGCTCGATACCCGCCTCTCGAACACCGCCTCACTGGCCGATGAGTGGCTCTCGCCGTGGCCGGGCAGCGAGACGGCAATTCTGCTTGCGATTGCTAACTATCTCATTCGTACCGGGCAGTACAATCGCGATTTTGTGCGCCGCTGGGTCAATTGGGCAGATTATCTGCGGGCCGAACATCCCGATCTACCGGTTAGCTTTGAGCATTTCGAGATGAAGTTGCAAGAGCTTTACGCTCAGTATACCTTTGAGTTTGCGGCCCAGGAGAGTGGAGTCAGTGCTGAGCAGATCGAGCGTGTAGCCAAAATCATCGCCCGTTGCGAAGGCAAACTCGCCACCCATAGCTGGCGCAGCGCAACCAGTGCCAACCTCGGCGGCTGGATGGTCGCTCGTTGTCTCTGGTTCCTCAATGTCCTGACCGGATCGATTGGGGTCGAAGGTGGAACATCGGCCAATGTGTGGGACAAATGGATTCCGCGTCACCCGAACATGGCACCCCACGTGAAGGTCTGGAATGAGCTGACCTGGCCACAGGAGTATCCGCTCAATTTCTATGAAATGAGCATTTTGCTCCCGCACTTCCTGAAAGAAGGACGGGGTAAGGTTGACACCTATTTCACCCGTGTCTACAATCCGCTCTGGACAAACCCCGATGGCATGAGCTGGCTGGAGGTCTTGACCGACGAGAGCAAGATCGGTCTCCACGTCCATCTCTCGCCGACGTGGAGCGAGACCGGCTGGTTTGCCGACTATATTTTGCCGATGGGTGTCGGCGCCGAGCGCCACGATGTGATGAGCCAGGAGACGCACGCCGGTTGCTGGATTGCCTTCCGTCAGCCGGTTCTGCGCGAAGCAATGCGCCGCCTGGGCAAGCCGGTGAACGATACCCGTGACGCTAATCCCGGCGAAGTCTGGGAAGAGGTTGAGTTCTGGATCGAGTTGTCGTGGCGGATTGATCCCGATGGTAGCCTGGGTATTCGCAAGACCTTTGAAAGCCCGTACCGACCTGGTCAGAAGATTACTGTTGATGAGTTCTACGGCTGGATGTTCGAGAACCACGTGCCGGGTCTGCCCGAAGCCGCGGCGAAAGAGGGATTAACCCCGCTGGAATACATGCGTCGCTACGGTGCATTCGAGCTGCGGAAGGGCGTACAACCCACCTTCGATAAACCACTCAGTGCGGCTGACCTGAGCGACGCGACGATTGATCCGAATACCGGTATCGTCTACACCAAAACACCGGCACCACCATCGTCGAATATTACGCCATTGCCCTACTTCGAGCCTGATCCCGAACGTGGCCGACCAATTGGTATCAAACTGGAAGACGGTTCGATTGTGACCGGCTTCCCCACCCCGTCGCGCCGGCTTGAGTTCTACTCAACTACCTTACGCGATTGGGGGTGGCCGGAGTACGCTATTCCTACGTACATTCACAGCCACGTGCATCCCAGCAAGATTGACCGGAGCAAGAATGAGGCGGTACTGCTCTCTACCTTCCGACTACCTACACTGATTCACACCCGCAGCGGGAATGCCAAGTGGCTATACGAGATCAGCCACAAGAACCCGGTCTGGATTCACACCAGCGATGCCGAACGGCTCGGCTTGCGTACCGGTGACCTGATCAAAGTCGTGACCGAGATCGGCTACTTCGTTGATCGGGTTTGGGTGACTGAAGGCATTCGCCCTGGTGTCATCGCCTGTTCGCACCATCTGGGGCGATGGCGACTCCAGGAAGATGGCGGCGGTCGACTCTCGACTGCTCTGGTCGAACTCAAACAAGAGGGTCAGGGTGAATGGCGTATGCGTCAGCTTCACGGCATCCGCCCCTACGAGAGCGACGATCCCGACACCTCGCGCATCTGGTGGGAAGATGCCGGTGTGCATCAGAACCTGACCTTTGCCGTACACCCTGATCCAATCAGCGGCATGCACTGCTGGCATCAGAAAGTACGCCTCGAACCAGCCGGCCCGAACGACCGCTATGGCGACATTTATGTCGATACCAAACGGGCACACGAAGTCTACCGTGAATGGCTGGCGATGACGCGACCGGCAAGCAAGGTGTCACCAAACGGCATGCGTCGGCCACACTGGCTGTTGCGACCGTTCCGCCCGGCCCGTGAGGCGTATTTCCTGCCGGAGAAAAAATCGTGA
- the nrfD gene encoding NrfD/PsrC family molybdoenzyme membrane anchor subunit, giving the protein MTNYGFLIDQRKCIGCHACSTACKSENEVPLGVYRTWVKYVETGTFPSTRRHFQVTRCNHCANPPCVRICPVTAMYQRTDGIVEFDPKVCIGCKACLQACPYDAIYIDPESHNAAKCHFCAHRIDQGLKPACEIVCPEQAIISGDLDDPNSLISQLIAREPVSVRKPEQGTAPKLFYIDADQTTLTPTASTTSSTFMWADVVSEQLVGHHHTNGRKQHAREVIPLTAASGAKIRPPREQGLGSGQSALMLGGRVAGHMVQTGYNAQHKIPWHWPVPAYLVTKGIGSGVFLAVAAAVGLGLAPLTAPLLAIALFVSLLFIGITTALLVFDLEKPHLFFTILTRPQWRSWLTRGAFILIAFTLVGGLWFLAEAGAALNIWPEAAVSGLRPILAWIGMPLAVLAAIYTAFLFAQAEGRDLWQSPLLPAHLLVQAVMVGAGTLLLLAPFVAMPAAFLTLLGWLFAGSLLIDLFMLLVGEFGIPHASEVAARAAHDISHGRYRNHFWQGAIALGHVLPVLCIILAFIAPTLAMPLLAVAGLAAIAGLYAFEYAFVMAPQHVPNS; this is encoded by the coding sequence ATGACAAACTACGGCTTCCTCATCGATCAGCGGAAGTGCATCGGTTGCCACGCATGCAGTACTGCCTGCAAGTCGGAGAATGAAGTTCCACTTGGGGTTTACCGCACGTGGGTGAAGTATGTAGAGACCGGCACCTTCCCCTCCACCCGGCGCCATTTTCAGGTGACACGTTGTAACCACTGCGCCAATCCACCTTGTGTTCGCATTTGTCCGGTCACAGCAATGTATCAGCGCACCGACGGGATTGTAGAGTTTGATCCGAAGGTGTGCATCGGCTGCAAAGCCTGTTTGCAGGCCTGTCCTTACGACGCCATTTACATTGATCCAGAGAGCCACAATGCGGCGAAGTGCCACTTCTGTGCGCACCGTATCGATCAGGGGTTGAAACCGGCTTGTGAAATTGTCTGTCCCGAACAGGCGATCATCTCTGGCGATCTCGATGATCCCAATAGTCTGATCAGCCAATTAATTGCCCGTGAGCCGGTTTCGGTGCGCAAGCCTGAACAGGGCACCGCACCCAAGCTGTTTTACATTGATGCTGACCAAACCACATTGACGCCAACCGCCTCGACGACCAGTTCTACCTTTATGTGGGCTGATGTGGTGAGCGAGCAACTGGTTGGTCACCACCATACGAACGGACGAAAACAACATGCCCGTGAGGTCATTCCGCTTACTGCGGCTTCGGGAGCAAAGATTCGCCCGCCGCGTGAACAGGGGCTGGGAAGTGGTCAGAGCGCGCTGATGCTGGGTGGCCGGGTGGCCGGTCACATGGTGCAAACCGGCTACAACGCTCAACACAAGATTCCGTGGCACTGGCCGGTACCGGCATATCTGGTGACAAAAGGGATTGGGAGTGGTGTCTTTCTCGCAGTGGCCGCCGCTGTTGGTCTTGGACTGGCGCCGCTGACTGCACCACTGCTGGCAATTGCGCTCTTTGTAAGTCTGCTCTTCATTGGTATTACAACCGCTCTGCTGGTGTTTGATCTGGAAAAGCCGCATCTGTTCTTTACCATTCTCACCCGCCCACAATGGCGGAGCTGGCTGACACGCGGGGCGTTTATCCTGATTGCCTTTACGCTGGTTGGCGGGCTGTGGTTCCTGGCTGAGGCCGGCGCTGCCTTGAATATCTGGCCAGAAGCCGCTGTCTCAGGCTTGCGGCCAATCCTGGCCTGGATCGGGATGCCGCTGGCCGTGCTGGCAGCCATTTACACCGCGTTCCTCTTCGCGCAGGCCGAGGGGCGTGACCTGTGGCAAAGTCCCCTCTTGCCGGCCCATCTCCTGGTGCAGGCTGTGATGGTTGGTGCCGGTACGCTCTTGCTGCTCGCACCGTTTGTGGCTATGCCGGCAGCATTTCTCACCCTGCTCGGCTGGCTCTTTGCCGGTAGTTTGCTGATCGATCTCTTTATGCTCCTGGTTGGTGAGTTCGGTATCCCTCATGCCAGTGAAGTTGCTGCCCGCGCCGCGCACGATATTAGCCACGGCCGCTACCGCAACCACTTCTGGCAAGGAGCGATTGCTCTCGGTCACGTTCTCCCGGTGCTGTGCATCATCCTGGCGTTCATTGCTCCGACCCTGGCGATGCCACTCCTGGCAGTAGCCGGACTGGCCGCAATTGCCGGGTTGTACGCCTTTGAATACGCTTTCGTCATGGCGCCGCAACACGTGCCGAACAGTTAA